The Aythya fuligula isolate bAytFul2 chromosome 1, bAytFul2.pri, whole genome shotgun sequence nucleotide sequence ctacagaagagaaagctccagggtgacctcactgcaacctttcagtatttgaagggaacttataaaaaaaaaaaaaaaaagatggaaagaaactctttgctcaatcagatatggacaggacaagagggaatggctttCAACTAAAAGAGCAGAGATTTAGACTAgaaattaggaggaaattcttcactcagaggggggtgaggtgctggaacaggttgttcagagaagctgtggatgccccatccctaggatgttcaaggccagattggGATGGagccttgggcaacctgatctagtgggtggcattcctACGCAGGGGACTGGAACTAGGTGAtccctgaggtcccttccaaccccaaccattcTGTGAGTACTACAAAAGGGTActgaaattacagtaatttaGGAGTTCATAAAATACTTGATTCATTAACTGCTGTGATCTCGGATTGTAACTAGCTACAAATCACTTCCtagttttttggggggttgagTTGAAGCAAGTGTGATAAGGCTTGAATCTAACTTTTAACATACTGAGACTGCACAAGACTAAGATAAGCAACAAATGGAACTGAATTATTAATTCTTCATTAACACACGTTCTGACTTTGAGAGAGAAGCAATGACTGCAAACTACCGAGGCTGATCAAATTTCTGGTGTCATTGTGCAATGTTCTCTAAAACATAATACCAGAAAGTGCTAGATTTTATGAGGGACTACTTTAAGTGTAGGTAATGGGAAACAGGTTcattctctcaaaaaaaaaaaattactgataTTTGCTTAAGATCAGTCATACGTGGCAGCTTGGTGCAAGATAAAGGTGAGAGGTTTTAGCTGAGATGCTTGTGGCATACCTACAactcaaggaaagaaaaaaaaaaaggcaggcagAACACACGCAGTCTAATGATGTATACCTCACTGTTCTTAATATAATAgctgtgaaaagcaaaataccCCAGGGCTAGCAGATACAAATTACTTTCTGTAGAGAAATGGTACAAAACAGGCAAGAGAACACAAGGTCAGCTTCTGTCCCTATCCCTTGACTACCTGCATaaaaaaagcagtcaaaaaAGCCCTTCTGAAGCTGCTTTCTATTCATGCTGCATCACAGCGCAGAAAGCTGGCACAGAAGTATTAGGAGTCTCAAAACTCTTAACTACTGGATATTTCATTAATGCCTTGCTCTTGAAAAAGCTGAAACAGCACAAAGATCAATTACACTGGCACCTGCAAGCCGCAAGCCAAGATTTCAAAACAGAGGGAGCTATACCAACTTAGCAAGCAGTCAATGTTCTGGTACAGATCTGAACACACACTGCTATTTAGCTATTCAGAAATTGTTTATTTGTCCCTTTACAAATCTGACAAAAAATTCAGTCACCAGTTGCATCATTATTGCCTTTTAcgtttatatactttttaaagaGCTTGTATGCTTACACCTGAGCAGTGAAACTGCTTACTAGTGGCAGTTTGGAAACACACAGTGCACACAAGCTTCCTCGTATTTAAGACCACATGCTTTTCTCTTGACAAGCATCCACAGTTAACCCTCATGCTCAGGACACAGAGGGAACATGGCATAGTGCTGCTATGCCCCTCTCTACCACAGATTCCTAGAAAAGGAACACTTCAGAAAGGACTTGAGGAGATGGAGGTAAGAAAAACAGGCACACAGGCAACCTTATGTTCTGGACTTCAAATGCAGCAGTGTACACATAGCAAGCTTACCTCAGGTGACTCTAAAGCAAAAACGCCTCACAAATGTACTGCCATCTGGGCTGTGAGTTATGCAGACAGAACCACCACAAAAAGATATAGAACTAGCATCATCCACATTAAATAGCCACTTGGCATGTATGTCAGGAACGATTCTCAGCAAGGTCACTGAATTAATATGAGTTTTAAGAGCATCATCTGGTAGCAAAAACGtccttctcttggcaacctcAATATAACTTACTGCTTCAAGTTTCTGCATGAAGAAAATGACTTCTGGATATCAGCTGTCACCCCATGAACAAACTAAGGAACTGCCTGAAAAGTATGAACATcctcaggaaaggaaaaccttAAAGGACAACCTCAGCTGTAAAGGTATGATGTACACATACATGACACACAACACAGAGCTGAAAGGAAGTATTTTCAAGAAGGTAACATCTTGCACACTTTTCTACAGCTCTGGCTTTTAGAAGGTAAGCAGAAGCTCCAATAAGGAGTCTGAGCTAGATACTGTTTGAAAGACAACTGAAAGGCAATTGTAATGATCTATCCAAATGAATTTGCTGAAAGAGCATGATGGGTCCTAAAACTGAGTCACCTCttcaaaagaaatgtcattttcagaTTACAAAACCTATCTCCTCTCCATGACTACTACTGAAAGGCAGGATTTTAAGCCTAAAGGCTTACTTTCAAAGGTGTATGCCACCACCTGTCTCCCTACCCCCTCCAACTGCTAGGCATATCTCCATCTGGAAGGCTGCTCAGGCAAGTTTTGGATGTTAATTCTGACATCCAGTGTTTCAGAAAACCATCGGGTTTGTTTTGTTGACTGGAGTCTTGTCACTCATCCACAtacaatattccttttttttcttccgtTCTCAGGAAGTCGCAAATAACCTTTCATTAATTGCACATTAGCACAGACTAGTGGTCATAATTCACCACTGCAATTAAGTGTAAGATCACTATACTCAAAAAACGTTTAGATATCAACACCAGAGATCTACTTTCTAAGGTTACTTCAAACAACTTGCAATCTTTCTAACACATTTTATCACTGCAGTCCTCTATAATTTGGTCAGTTTTTGATTTGGCTCCCTCCTCATAAAATACTCAATACTGAAGGTACTTTATCCATGGAACAGATTTGCACAATAGGTAAAAGCTGTaaagcatcagaaataaaaatgaaagctgaaatgaaagagTCAACTTACAGGATACACTGAGTTTGAAAGATCAGTGGATTTCAACAAAACCAAAGTATTTAACTATTAAGGATGTACTTTTCAATCAtctaaaaaaatacatattagtCTCACCTTGACAACTACATTAGAAatgttaaaagcattttaagaatgTAATTGTTCATTTACTCCTTGTTCTTTATTTCAGGAAACTAGAAATATCTATGCCTTTCCAAACCCTTAGCTACATTGCCTGATATTACCTCAAAGAAAATTGGTCTTGCTGTTCTACAAAGAATAGACAAGTTACATTCTCCTAGCTTCTAAGCACATACCGTTGGTCAATAGTCCCGAGACGACAGTTTTCCAAGTCAAGGCTGTATTCGAATCaatggaaagaggaaagcaagaagTGGCATATTCTTGCCTGTTGTTACTCATCACTTAAGCAGCTCCCGAAGGCATGCTAGGCACCTCAAAATAAGGATAGGCCATACATAATACAGTACCtataatgcttttttaaaaacatggcTGAAACTATGGAATTGGTTAAGAGGCAATGCTTTTATCTCAAAAATTAAGATCTTGCAGGAAGATTTAACCAGGTACCCTTTGCTAGGGAAATTACCGGTTAGTAGGCACCAATTATTGTGCCAGCTTCCACTGTTTGTTCCTGAAGCCTAAATTGAAAGTAGAAGTGAAATTTCCTGAAACCAACTGGTAAGTCAGTTGCTAAACTCTATTTCAGACTAGTGTTCTTCTGCAGATATTATGAATTATTTCAGGACTACACAGTTTGACATGAAGACTAAGAGGTTTTCACTTAATTTGAAAAACtagttttccttctgcaaacTGTGCAAATTCCGCAATtgagaaataaatgttcatgTTCTCCATGAAGAAGTTTTTGATTATGTATGCTTGTAGAATGCTGCACAAAGGGTACAGCTTCTATTTAATATGAAACTCAAAGATATATTTAAtacattcctttaaaaaaaaaaaagctgtctggaaAACTGAGATCAATCTTGTCTAGCAGCAATTTGAGGCATGACTGGAAAATATTACCCATGTAGCATTTCAAAGTGAATTTAATACATCTATCAAGTACTGAGTAAACTCAATAAAACAAGCTTCCAGACAAAATGGTATATTAAACAAGTCTCAGTTTCTAAGCCCGCAACAGATTAATAGTGTAAATGTTAAATGAAACTGTAAACTTCAGCCATATAATCataattcaaaattcaaaattaaatcagtAGCTATGCCAAAACTAAATCAAGTTGTGTATCAtattaaagttttaaaagtgAATAAACTACTTTTGTCAGAGTACTCTACCTAGAACTCAAAGATGGTTCAGGaatagttttattaattttaacagaCAGGTTCAATCCCTCTTCTgctataagaaaaataaataaaagcagagtgCTTCAGCTTGTCACTTCAGAGCAATTCACCATAAGAAATTAGGTAGCCTGAAGTAAACTATCTAATGCATACAGACTGTGTAAAATAGTTCTTAGGTTTCAAAAAGTAATCCAGAACAGAACTGATACAAAATACTCTTAATAAACATCAATTTATCCTTTCATtcccaaaaaggaaaaagacagaatgtgaaatttgagggaaaaaaaatttacaagATACCACCCTCAGCCTCAAGTTTTCACTTGTGATGAGAAACAGGTAATGCATAAGTATTTCTGCTATAAAAGTCTGAATGAGTTTCCAGAAGATTTAGTTATTTGAGCACTTTCAGACAGATAtgggacagaaaaacaaatgcccAAATGAAATACATTCTAAAGCACcacaaaaacatgtaaaaaaataatttacctaCATAAGATTGAATGCTTCCTACAGCTTCCTACTGTAATTTGCAATTTCTTTCACGAAATGTTCTGAATTTGACAATTTCTGATAAagctacagaaataataattataggAAAACAAGAAGAGCATCAGCAAAACATCCATTACATTGGCCTTAGAAAGCACGATGAAAACATATATAAcctcaaatattttgttgtacCAGATAATAGCCACACTATGCTTGCTTGGGGAGGAGCTGTAGGGGGGCCATTTTGGTTTAGTTGTAGTCTGGTCTTAAGCAATGAATGCCCCACAGTACTAGAGCACAATTTCAGTTAAATGCTTTCCAAAAAGGAATCCAGCTTGTGTACTGAGACCACTCTGCAATGCAACATAAGGCATAGCAAGCAGAACTACTGGGAGTTTTGCTTCAAAAGCAGTCTTACCTAACCTAAAAATGCTAATGGggaaacaccatttttttttccacatttataGGTAATTAGGCATTTCAACAAAATGGTCACATAGAAGAATAAAACACATATGGACACCAACCCCTATGATCCTGTTATTCCGTGACACTACTAATAGAAATTTTAGTTTAATCACTACCCTACTTGGACACAGTTGTTTCCTCCCTTCATCCCCATTCCACCTCAGCTTATCCATATAATGGttataaagaaaacacatttaagaCATTAAAGAGTTAAGATCTGCTCTGATACAACAGAATCAGAACAGGAGGATGTCTGAAAAACTGATTTGATCCACAGCAAGTTAGACATCCTAAACCATATTCACTTCAAGCAAAAATACCTAGTACCTGCTTTCCAAAAGTGCTAATGCTGTCCCACTtagtataaaaacattttgaatactAGTAAGGATCTGACAGAATAGAAATATAAGAACAAATCggtaaaactttaaaatgaagtcattcagaagaaaatgtctgtATTGTAGAAATTTTGACATTTGAGATATCTTTAATTTTCAATAcgcaattaaaataaaagcactttaaagTTTTTGTATGGACAATCAGCCCTCCTTGATCTAATAAAACTTTTGATATGCTAATAAAATATTAGATTACTTTTCAGTATGTAGCCGTTTTGAGGTATCTGACCAAGGTTAAGTTAGAAGTTCCACATTTGTTGGAACCATTTTGTGTTTAACAtttacaacactttttttttttttttttttttttttttacaagttttgtctttttttttttttttgctgtgttgatGCTGCAGTATGCAGTGCCACATTAGACATATGAACTACAATTACAGTGCAGAGATACTAACTAGAGTACTGACAAAGCGGATCATGATACAGATATGACTGTACTATCTCCAGCTGTAGAGCTACTGTGGTTAGAAGAGTTTAGGTACCCCTACAAGCCACTGCACTGCGTAACAGAGAAACCCTTTGGTTTAAAAGCTGGACTAGGGCAGccttttctggagaaaaaaaacacatgcagcaACCACCACCACACTACCATCATGTGTAACAGGTTTTAAAACACAAGGTTTTCTCCCTGCTAACAGTGATGCAACACCAAAACACTCAGGTTATGCTCTTAAGAACAATGCAGGGTTTgaatttcttcataaaacatGCTTCTTAGCATTCTCAGCAAAATCAGACTTGTCACTCTATACTTTCTATCACACAAGCTTTTCTACTTCAGTTTTCTACCAATGTTTAGTAAAGTTTTAAGTAGAGAGTTTGGATCCCCTTCAATTTGAATTCCAGaagtaaaaatttaattttatcataCTCATTTCTGTAACCACAAGAATATCTTCTAAAAATCCCTTATAATTCCAGAGCACTTAAATCTACATAACAATGCAATCACTACTGTGGTAGATTGTGTCGCATTACCTCAGAAACATTTCGAAGTGTTTTACTAAAGCCTTTAggttttttttcaggaaagcacATCTTCCCGAGTATTTCTGGTAGCTTtactgtaaaagagaaaaataatgtttacaaATTTTACCTgctataaagaaaagaagaaagcaagaatatCTTTTCACTGCAGCCTCCATTACTCTTTACAAGATGCTCAGTGATTTTCCAGAAACATTACTATAACAAGCAAGCTCATAAATTGAATGTTGCCTGCTTTAATAATGTTTGATAGTGTAGCGGAAGCAACGCTTATTtacaggtttttgtttctgtaaatcaAATAAAAGATAACCGAATTTATGAACAAccttttaagaattttaaagagATTACAGAGTACATTTCtccaaaaataaagctgtgataaagcaaatacaaaatcaCATTGATACtgccactgaaaacaaatcagacATTTTGATTCCAGAGCAGTTTACCAAACATCCGTAGCAAATGTTGAGATCCATAGATATATGATGGAGGTGGTGGTTGATCACTTGGTGGATAATTCTCTGGCATCAGTTTCCAGGACAAAAcctgaacattaaaaaaaaaaaatgaaaatactggtTATGAAATCAGTATAGCATCATAATTAATTCAGTCTATACAGAACTTCAAAATAttagatgaaataaataatctaaACACCTTTTCTTGTGTAGGCCTACTCTGAGGGCCACAATATCTTTAACCATTGAAAGGACAATAGCATGAAGTTCTCTTACCTCATTCAATtcattgtttcttcttccttcaaagCCAGTAAATACCGCACTCCCCTCTTTGCTAGGAGTTAAAGTTATAGGTGAAGATGATCCACTATGGACAGGGGtttcttcaaaaacagaaggaaaaaaaaaattattaaataatctGTTTTGTGGAAATACAAGATACTAAAAGGCAACTAAGGCCTGctgataaaacatttaaagtcttaaaatactgtaattcaGTAAATGCTATTCTAAAGTAGACTGACAGATATCCTGTGAGTAGACTCAAGTAGCTCCTTGAATTCCATTGGGAAATACAGCAAAGTATTGTATTTCTCCCTCTGGTATACAACTTCAGAGAGAAATAATTGATACGATAAGTAATGAATTCCCACTTTGATCATTCAGTTCCCAGTCCATACCACATTAAGAAAAAGCTTGTTTAGAGTAACAACTTTAATAGCAAAACCTACTTTTTTCCAGGTGCAAGAAGAGCTTTGGCATAGAAGCTGGGGTGTCAAGATGCCGCCGCTTCGGCTGTGGGGAAGCACTGCTTTCTGACAACCTGTCACAGTTAGAGGTATGGCGTGTAGAACGTCTCAGGGACTGCAGAATTTCAGGTTCAGCTTTTCGCCTTTTTGGTGTGGCTGGCTCCCCTGCTGGAGGCTGGCTGTCTGTTGACTGAGGTGTTGGTGGGTTCAGTAGAGGAGGACTTGGGGAAAGCTCCTCCTGATTTCTAGGAAGTAAAGGCAGCTTGACATAAATGAAGAGGTCAGATGTTCTTTCCTTAAAACAGCAAGTTTCACAAATCCTCTTAAATTCTTACACAATTTAGTATTCCCTTAAGAACAAGCAAAGTCATGCAACCTTCTTTTAAGTGTTGTTTTCCCTAAGAACATTCATTTGCAAATGTAAAGGTTAGTGAACATAAACTTACATTTTGatgcaattttatttcacaaagttGCAGAACAGCTCCACACCAGTCAGCAGAAACACCTCTTTGGAGTTAATCAGattgaaattcagaaatcaTATTCTGAATTCAGGCAAGCAGTTCACACAGAAGTCGAATGTTTtatcaaaacaatttttaagtCAAAGCATACAAGAAGCCACGGTATTCTAAACGTATAACCACTTACTATTGCATTTTCCTCAGATAAGCAGTATTAGACTATACCCAACCTACCTGTTAGTATTTGTTGAGTTTTCTTTGATTGGAAGAAAGAATTTTGATGAAGTCACCTTCTTAAACTGAGCTTGCTCATAAGGATAGAGCAAAATTAATGGAAGTGTGAAGTCAAAGGTTATTCTCAGCCCATCAACCATCTCTTTACATAGCTCAACActacagggaaagaaagattatgaatttcaattttcaatttcatttgCATGCCAAAATGTTCAGTGTAGTTTTTAGGAAATTCCCCTTAAATACAGATCACTAACATCTTAACTATGATACATTCATTTATTCGCTATGTAATAATCCCTTAAAAGCATACTTGAAAAGACAGTGATTCCAGTTTGTAACTTCATTCATACAAGTCCAAACTTTAGACAGTCTGTATAATTTTGAGTTCATTAAGCAATCGTTCTATTACTATTTACTGGATTAATAAAACCCACTTTACAGTAAAGTCAGTCAGATGTTTTCCACATAAGCAgtggtttttttccccaagttcaCTGTGCTCAACTAGAAGAGTCAGCTGTCAGAAAAATGCTTAGGATTTAGTAGACTGAGTGTCTGAGCAAAAGCCATATGCAGAATTTGACCTATAGCAGCTAACTAAGATACAGTTAAGGCTGTGCTTAAAACATACCCAGTGAATCAACAGAAATGGATACATTTATATTGGATATCAGCTTCcagtgccctgctcctgctaACCGAAGCACTGTATTTAGAGACTACTAGGAATTTCTGGTTTAGGCTTATATAAAACATTCACAGCGCTAGGTGCTGGGCAGATGCAGTGGTACAAGAAACTAGAAATGGGTGCAGTCCACCTCCAACACCTCTAACCTCTATGAAGGTAATCACTTTTCAGGTCTCAAGTGCATACATGTGTATGGCAGCATCAAATAATGTTATCAAAGCCACACACATTATGAAGCCTATACCCCCCCGTTACAccctcttatttttattttattttattttatttttttaaggcaaaagaaaacactataTTGGGTCAGGGTAGCACCATGCGCATAAATTccatcacattttaaaaggtcaGTTACCTTCTATGCAGAAAGGGCAACACAATAAAGTTGTCAGCTCAATCTCTCCTACTTAATGGATCACTGAAATTACAACCATTTTCCCTATTAAAGCATCTTCTTTATTGAGGAAGTCGCAAAAGCATACACCTTTAAAAATCATCACATACACACAACCTTTTGGTCATGTTTCTCATGTCTCGTCTAACTTCTCATCTGGGAGATTAATTGcactttccttctttctaatATAATCTGTTAAGTAATGAATGACATCCATATAAAGTGAAACACTCACTTCGGGCAAAATACTGCAGGGAATGGCATAATTATGCAGTGCTGAAATAAATCTTGATTTTATGTTCTATTTttggaaatttaaataaaatgaaaaatttcaccCCAGTATAGACTTACGTAAAAGAACAACGTCAACTAACATTGAGAACCTTTACCACAAAAAACACCATACAACACCCCCCACAACACTACAAATATGCCAGGTCAACATTGCATTTGTACCTTGGTAGGAGACTATACAGCTCAGCTAAGAAAACATACTAAGATTTAATCAATTTTAATAAACAGGATTGGTGCTACTACACAGTGAGTTTCCTTGCATTTTGACTCTAGGATTTAAGAtatgtcattaaaataaatcacctCCATTTGGAGTTCTCTACTATGTTtgcataaaacatttataaaatttgaacctgttcagttttatttcaacaGGGAATTCTTATATCAGATATTCTCCcactgctcaaaaaaaaaaaaaaaatcaaaaagggaTATTACAAAAGGGGATATTGATGCTTTTGTATCAGGACTCCTTCACTGATAAACAAATTGTCAATGCTACTGTTCTTTAGATattcatcaaatattttaatcccAATGAAGGGACATACATGACAGTATAAACTCACAAAAATGAACAGCCTTCAGACTGAGCATGCAATGCAAGTTCATTCTTCTTGTGACAACAGCACTGGGCTAAAGATTACTTACTTCTTCTCTGGTGGCACATAATGAATATTCATATTAGCATGTGGAGTCATCTGATGATGTCGAGACCTTTCATTGgctgaaaaagcagcattaatAGCAAAATGTTTCACATATGACTCCAGGATGGTTATTATATTTGTCTGGCAAGGAAGCTTCaccagctgaaaaaataaaaataaactgatgtCTTATAGAAATAATTAGTAAATGTAACAATCTAAAACAGGAGTTAATGAGTTTAATGAAGCATGAAGTTACTTCAGGAGTTACCCATTTCAACCTGTAAACTACATTTTTGATCAATCCATTATAAATATTTGGAGAAAACGAGGTAAACAAGTGTACtctatttaattttcagctttaaaGAGCAACTTACACTCCAAAACACAACCAGGTACTGCAATGTTACAACCTTAAATACAATGACAACTCACTGCTTTAGCTATAGAGAAGGCTGCTCCTCAAaactttttattcttccttatgTTGTCTAAACTAACCCTTGCAATAAAGCTCAGAACAGGGGTTGTTGTATGCAATAAGTATTTTTGAACCACCCCATGCATATTCATTTCATACCCGTTTTCTTCTATTAATATAGTAACAGTCTTCCTCAAGCTTCTTTTTCAAGACTTCAGGAATTTCAATGTTTATTGCTCTTTCTTCCATGTCCCTTTTTGTATGAGTGTCTTGATCTTCTTTCTACAACAGACCAGTGCAAGAAATTATATATTGCTTGTGTtattaagaagaaatacaataaCCAGGatacaatataaaaatgaagttttgttatgcaaaaataagagcattttaattaaagtattatttttgtatgtacagtacaatataaaaacattatttttgtatgtacaGTATCTATTTAAGTGTATACTAGTCTTACTGTAATGTAAGCAATTTAACAATACTGTTTTCATGTCATCtacaaattcagtttttaaaatttgtttttaatttagcattCACTTAAGCATTTaatagaaaagaacaaacaggaaCTTGTTAGGTTTTGCTACTTCAGATCACCTCCATTGTACTAGTTTGATTCTACAGACCTTCAGAACAACTATTTACCCTGTACTTTTTGTTAACGTagagaaagatgtttttttttttttttccttgaagtcagCCTTCTACATTTAAGACCAGAGTTGATAGGCCCATCTcacagtaaaatacaaaaaccaTAAAGACCCTACTGCTATGTCCAACCTGAGTAGACCAGTAAGATTTTATAGCACCTATACACATGGGTAACCTAGTTTGCTAAGTTTTCTTCACATAAGCCTTACATGTCaacagacaggaaaagaagcaaatgtgTATTGTTCGATTAATGACTTATTCTTGTAgaattttggtattttctttaactttcaAGAACTCAACTACAGTAGGCACTGGGAGtgagaaaatatacattttaattctgGCTAAATAAGCAACTGTGGCCTATATTTACTCTATTTAAacttttccagtgttttatatactgatttttaaattctattaaCTTAAGGAAGCCATGAATATACCATTTCTGTCCTATCTTCTATGTCACTGtcttcactttttatttcttcatctgttcCTTCATCACTGTCATCAGAAGAACTACTTATAGCTGTGTAAAAGAGATTTCAGATATTTATCTCACACTATCACATTGCACAGAGGTTCAGGCCAAACAATTTCAGgcctaaattaaaaaaaataacaacttgTTATATGTAATTCGACTAGAATTATTCATTCTTATTAAACACATAAGTAGTATTTACAGCACAGTATCAACTTTTTGAATACGGAAGACAGTAAGTTTAAAGGAAGTATTCTAGTATCTCTTCAATTGATGTACA carries:
- the MSL3 gene encoding LOW QUALITY PROTEIN: male-specific lethal 3 homolog (The sequence of the model RefSeq protein was modified relative to this genomic sequence to represent the inferred CDS: deleted 1 base in 1 codon), with product MTSRGMKFKFHRGERVLCFEPDPTKAKVLYDAKIVDIIVGKDEKGRKIPEYLIHFNGWNRSWDRWAAEDHVLRDTDENRRLQRKLARKAVARMRRKGRKKRRCRLPGVDSVLKSLPAEENDESSENSISSSSDDSDEGTDEEIKSEDSDIEDRTEMKEDQDTHTKRDMEERAINIEIPEVLKKKLEEDCYYINRRKRLVKLPCQTNIITILESYVKHFAINAAFSANERSRHHQMTPHANMNIHYVPPEKNVELCKEMVDGLRITFDFTLPLILLYPYEQAQFKKVTSSKFFLPIKENSTNTNRNQEELSPSPPLLNPPTPQSTDSQPPAGEPATPKRRKAEPEILQSLRRSTRHTSNCDRLSESSASPQPKRRHLDTPASMPKLFLHLEKKTPVHSGSSSPITLTPSKEGSAVFTGFEGRRNNELNEVLSWKLMPENYPPSDQPPPPSYIYGSQHLLRMFVKLPEILGKMCFPEKNLKALVKHFEMFLRFLAEYHDDFFPESAYVAACEAYYSTKNPRAIY